A region from the Benincasa hispida cultivar B227 chromosome 12, ASM972705v1, whole genome shotgun sequence genome encodes:
- the LOC120068418 gene encoding proline-rich receptor-like protein kinase PERK3, with protein sequence MSKVLAAILGGSAGAVALVGLIIILLRFLARSRNAARTSETGSSDPSVQVGRHVGIELTLRDARRFEMAELALATNDFSDKNLIGEGKFGEVYKGMLHDGMFVAIKKRHGAPSQDFVDEVHYLSSIQHRNLVTLLGYCQENNLQFLIFDYIPNGSVSRHIYGTEQRSAERLEFKIRLSIALGAAKGLSHLHSMSPRLIHRNFKTSNVLVDENFIAKVADAGLHNVMRRFDISESSSRAMADEIFLAPEVKEFRQFSEKSDVYSFGVFLLELVSGQKATDAPVSDPNYSLVDWIQNNQKKSDIASITDPRMGKSFTEEGVAELMHLILQCVGYSSERRPVMSYVVTELERILEKEMNLTTVMGEGSPTVTLGSQLFKTTK encoded by the exons ATGTCAAAGGTCCTTGCAGCAATATTAGGAGGTTCTGCAGGAGCCGTGGCATTGGTGGGATTGATTATCATACTTTTAAGATTCTTAGCACGCTCGAGAAACGCTGCAAGAACTTCCGAGACTGGCTCTTCTGATCCTTCTGTTCAAG TGGGAAGGCATGTTGGGATTGAATTGACTCTACGAGATGCTAGGCGTTTTGAGATGGCGGAGTTGGCATTAGCCACCAATGATTTCAGCGACAAGAACTTGATTGGAGAAGGGAAATTTGGGGAGGTCTATAAGGGTATGCTTCATGATGGAATGTTTGTCGCTATCAAAAAGCGGCATGGAGCACCTAGTCAGGATTTTGTAGATGAG GTGCACTACCTCTCGTCTATTCAGCATCGAAATCTCGTAACTCTTTTGGGCTACTGCCAGGAAAACAATCTCCAGTTTCTCATCTTCGATTATATACCCAACGGAAGTGTTTCTCGCCACATATATG GCACCGAGCAGCGATCGGCTGAGAGGCTAGAGTTCAAGATCAGACTCTCAATAGCTCTGGGGGCAGCTAAAG GTCTTTCACATCTTCACTCCATGAGCCCTCGTTTGATACACAGAAACTTCAAGACATCCAATGTTCTTGTTGACGAGAATTTTATAGCTAAAGTGGCAGATGCTGGACTTCATAATGTCATGCGAAGATTTGACATTTCAGAATCATCGTCTCGAGCAATGGCAGATGAGATATTCCTTGCACCTGA GGTAAAAGAGTTTCGACAATTTTCTGAGAAAAGTGACGTATATAGTTTCGGCGTATTCCTTTTGGAGTTGGTAAGCGGTCAAAAAGCCACCGATGCACCTGTTTCCGATCCAAATTATAGTCTGGTTGACTGG ATACAAAACAATCAGAAAAAGAGCGATATTGCTAGCATTACGGATCCGAGAATGGGGAAGAGTTTCACCGAGGAAGGTGTGGCTGAACTGATGCATTTGATTCTTCAATGTGTCGGATATTCGAGCGAGAGGCGCCCGGTGATGAGCTATGTGGTGACAGAGCTTGAAAGGATACTGGAGAAAGAGATGAACTTGACAACAGTCATGGGAGAAGGAAGCCCAACGGTTACTCTTGGGAGTCAGTTGTTCAAAACCACAAAGTAA